The Opisthocomus hoazin isolate bOpiHoa1 chromosome 30, bOpiHoa1.hap1, whole genome shotgun sequence genome has a window encoding:
- the NR1I3 gene encoding nuclear receptor subfamily 1 group I member 3 isoform X3, whose translation MSVSSPSDAESSPCPLPGPRDPGGKDTERGEEKVCAVCGDRATGYHFHVMTCEGCKGFFRRSVNKGVCFTCPLARSCPVTKANRRQCQACRLQKCLDAGMRKDMIMSEEALRRRWALRGQRRLARELPEGLTAEQQELIDILIAAHQRTFDSTFSQFTHYWPAVRLCIPSPRPRSPPQPGIPATWLPSSLPDCLDDVLPDVFSMLPHFADLSTFMIQQVINFAKEIPAFRSAGECGHETPAAARSLTPPLAPWQELAHRRPDLAAERGHPGDLRDPVQHRLQRRDQGLGVRAALLHHPGWSPGRLSADLPGAAAQVPHQPEEAAAARGRVRPAPGHAALLARRRWP comes from the exons ATGTCTGTGTCGAGCCCCTCGGACGCggagagcagcccctgcccgctgccggggCCCCGGGACCCCGGGGGGAAGGACACGGAGCGCGGGGAGGAGAAGGTCTGCGCCGTCTGCGGGGACCGCGCCACCGGGTACCACTTCCACGTCATGACCTGCGAGGGCTGCAAGGGCTTCTTCag GCGCTCCGTCAACAAGGGCGTCTGCTTCACCTGCCCCCTCGCCCGGAGCTGCCCCGTCACCAAAGCCAATCGTCGGCAGTGCCAGGCCTGCCGCCTCCAGAAGTGCCTCGACGCGGGCATGCGGAAGGACA TGATCATGTCGGAGGAGGCGTTGCGGCGGCGGTGGGCGCTGCGGGGGCAACGGCGGCTGGCGCGGGAGCTGCCGGAGGGGCTGACGGCCGAGCAGCAGGAGCTCATCGACATCCTCATCGCGGCCCACCAGCGCACCTTCGACTCCACGTTCTCCCAGTTCACGCACTACTGG CCCGCCGTGCGCCTCTGCATCCCCAGCCCGCGGCCACGGAGCCCGCCGCAGCCAGGCATCCCCGCCACGTGGCTGCCGTCCTCGCTGCCGGACTGCCTGGATGATGTGCTGCCCGATGTCTTCTCCATGCTGCCCCACTTCGCCGACCTCAGCACCTTCATGATCCAGCAGGTCATCAACTTCGCCAAGGAGATCCCGGCGTTCAGGTCTGCGGGGGAGTGCGGGCACGAGACCCCCGCTGCTGCCCGCTCCCTGACACCTCCCCTCGCCCCCTGGCAGGAGCTTGCCCATCGACGACCAGATCTCGCTGCTGAAAGGGGCCACCCTGGAGATCTGCGAGATCCAGTTCAACACCGTCTTCAACGCAGAGACCAAGGCCTGGGAGTGCGGGCAGCACTGCTACACCATCCAGGATGGAGCCCTGG ccggcttTCAGCAGATCTACCTGGAGCCGCTGCTCAAGTTCCACATCAGCCTGAAGAAGCTGCAGCTGCACGAGGCCGAGTACGTCCTGCTCCAGGCCATGCGGCTCTTCTCGCCAG GAGAAGGTGGCCCTGA
- the NR1I3 gene encoding nuclear receptor subfamily 1 group I member 3 isoform X1, producing MSVSSPSDAESSPCPLPGPRDPGGKDTERGEEKVCAVCGDRATGYHFHVMTCEGCKGFFRRSVNKGVCFTCPLARSCPVTKANRRQCQACRLQKCLDAGMRKDMIMSEEALRRRWALRGQRRLARELPEGLTAEQQELIDILIAAHQRTFDSTFSQFTHYWPAVRLCIPSPRPRSPPQPGIPATWLPSSLPDCLDDVLPDVFSMLPHFADLSTFMIQQVINFAKEIPAFRSLPIDDQISLLKGATLEICEIQFNTVFNAETKAWECGQHCYTIQDGALAGFQQIYLEPLLKFHISLKKLQLHEAEYVLLQAMRLFSPGRDQGAAVAGGPLSSADARPAPPDHTSIAQRDFIDAFQEKVALTLKSYIDHWHPMPEGRFLYAKLLLLLTELQTLKAENMRQILHIQDLSTMTPLLSEIIS from the exons ATGTCTGTGTCGAGCCCCTCGGACGCggagagcagcccctgcccgctgccggggCCCCGGGACCCCGGGGGGAAGGACACGGAGCGCGGGGAGGAGAAGGTCTGCGCCGTCTGCGGGGACCGCGCCACCGGGTACCACTTCCACGTCATGACCTGCGAGGGCTGCAAGGGCTTCTTCag GCGCTCCGTCAACAAGGGCGTCTGCTTCACCTGCCCCCTCGCCCGGAGCTGCCCCGTCACCAAAGCCAATCGTCGGCAGTGCCAGGCCTGCCGCCTCCAGAAGTGCCTCGACGCGGGCATGCGGAAGGACA TGATCATGTCGGAGGAGGCGTTGCGGCGGCGGTGGGCGCTGCGGGGGCAACGGCGGCTGGCGCGGGAGCTGCCGGAGGGGCTGACGGCCGAGCAGCAGGAGCTCATCGACATCCTCATCGCGGCCCACCAGCGCACCTTCGACTCCACGTTCTCCCAGTTCACGCACTACTGG CCCGCCGTGCGCCTCTGCATCCCCAGCCCGCGGCCACGGAGCCCGCCGCAGCCAGGCATCCCCGCCACGTGGCTGCCGTCCTCGCTGCCGGACTGCCTGGATGATGTGCTGCCCGATGTCTTCTCCATGCTGCCCCACTTCGCCGACCTCAGCACCTTCATGATCCAGCAGGTCATCAACTTCGCCAAGGAGATCCCGGCGTTCAG GAGCTTGCCCATCGACGACCAGATCTCGCTGCTGAAAGGGGCCACCCTGGAGATCTGCGAGATCCAGTTCAACACCGTCTTCAACGCAGAGACCAAGGCCTGGGAGTGCGGGCAGCACTGCTACACCATCCAGGATGGAGCCCTGG ccggcttTCAGCAGATCTACCTGGAGCCGCTGCTCAAGTTCCACATCAGCCTGAAGAAGCTGCAGCTGCACGAGGCCGAGTACGTCCTGCTCCAGGCCATGCGGCTCTTCTCGCCAGGTAGGGACCAGGGGGCCGCCGTGGCAGGGGGTCCCCTCAGCTCCGCTGATGCCcgccctgcacccccagaccaCACCAGCATCGCCCAGCGGGACTTCATTGACGCATTCCAGGAGAAGGTGGCCCTGACGCTCAAGAGCTACATCGACCACTGGCACCCCATGCCCGAGGGCAG GTTTCTCTACgcgaagctgctgctgctgctgacggAGCTGCAGACGCTGAAGGCGGAGAACATGCGGCAGATCCTCCACATTCAGGACTTGTCCACCATGACACCGTTACTCTCCGAAATCATCAGCTAG
- the NR1I3 gene encoding nuclear receptor subfamily 1 group I member 3 isoform X2: MSVSSPSDAESSPCPLPGPRDPGGKDTERGEEKVCAVCGDRATGYHFHVMTCEGCKGFFRRSVNKGVCFTCPLARSCPVTKANRRQCQACRLQKCLDAGMRKDMIMSEEALRRRWALRGQRRLARELPEGLTAEQQELIDILIAAHQRTFDSTFSQFTHYWPAVRLCIPSPRPRSPPQPGIPATWLPSSLPDCLDDVLPDVFSMLPHFADLSTFMIQQVINFAKEIPAFRSLPIDDQISLLKGATLEICEIQFNTVFNAETKAWECGQHCYTIQDGALAGFQQIYLEPLLKFHISLKKLQLHEAEYVLLQAMRLFSPDHTSIAQRDFIDAFQEKVALTLKSYIDHWHPMPEGRFLYAKLLLLLTELQTLKAENMRQILHIQDLSTMTPLLSEIIS; the protein is encoded by the exons ATGTCTGTGTCGAGCCCCTCGGACGCggagagcagcccctgcccgctgccggggCCCCGGGACCCCGGGGGGAAGGACACGGAGCGCGGGGAGGAGAAGGTCTGCGCCGTCTGCGGGGACCGCGCCACCGGGTACCACTTCCACGTCATGACCTGCGAGGGCTGCAAGGGCTTCTTCag GCGCTCCGTCAACAAGGGCGTCTGCTTCACCTGCCCCCTCGCCCGGAGCTGCCCCGTCACCAAAGCCAATCGTCGGCAGTGCCAGGCCTGCCGCCTCCAGAAGTGCCTCGACGCGGGCATGCGGAAGGACA TGATCATGTCGGAGGAGGCGTTGCGGCGGCGGTGGGCGCTGCGGGGGCAACGGCGGCTGGCGCGGGAGCTGCCGGAGGGGCTGACGGCCGAGCAGCAGGAGCTCATCGACATCCTCATCGCGGCCCACCAGCGCACCTTCGACTCCACGTTCTCCCAGTTCACGCACTACTGG CCCGCCGTGCGCCTCTGCATCCCCAGCCCGCGGCCACGGAGCCCGCCGCAGCCAGGCATCCCCGCCACGTGGCTGCCGTCCTCGCTGCCGGACTGCCTGGATGATGTGCTGCCCGATGTCTTCTCCATGCTGCCCCACTTCGCCGACCTCAGCACCTTCATGATCCAGCAGGTCATCAACTTCGCCAAGGAGATCCCGGCGTTCAG GAGCTTGCCCATCGACGACCAGATCTCGCTGCTGAAAGGGGCCACCCTGGAGATCTGCGAGATCCAGTTCAACACCGTCTTCAACGCAGAGACCAAGGCCTGGGAGTGCGGGCAGCACTGCTACACCATCCAGGATGGAGCCCTGG ccggcttTCAGCAGATCTACCTGGAGCCGCTGCTCAAGTTCCACATCAGCCTGAAGAAGCTGCAGCTGCACGAGGCCGAGTACGTCCTGCTCCAGGCCATGCGGCTCTTCTCGCCAG accaCACCAGCATCGCCCAGCGGGACTTCATTGACGCATTCCAGGAGAAGGTGGCCCTGACGCTCAAGAGCTACATCGACCACTGGCACCCCATGCCCGAGGGCAG GTTTCTCTACgcgaagctgctgctgctgctgacggAGCTGCAGACGCTGAAGGCGGAGAACATGCGGCAGATCCTCCACATTCAGGACTTGTCCACCATGACACCGTTACTCTCCGAAATCATCAGCTAG